TATGTTAATCCAAGAGATGGACATAATAAAACAGAGTAAAGACACCCACACAAGAAGTGACAAACCAGATGCAGCAATTCAGGCAATGTGGTGTAGGTAATAACCCAAACAAACCACTTCTTTTATAAATAGGGAAAAATTAACAGATGCCCTAAGAgcattggtttagaaaatatttttagaaacttttaatgggaaaagaaaaaagaagctgatttgttttttttacagatttttatatttcccataaaagtggaatcaaaactttcctaaaatagtccattaacaaatgccctagGGGCAGCCATTAAACAGacccaaataaataataacccAAACCAGTCATATCAATATTTAGGTGACATATGAgactacaaattttttattttttttaaagcatctTCACCAAATACAGTTTTCTTCATCCTAAAATCTCTGCCACTTTAAAATTCATGTAAGCTGAATTTGAGTTGTATCAATCAAACACTTCTCTCTAATCTGAATGGAAACACGAGTGTTATTGGGTGTGGATGCATGTATGACACAAATACATGTGCTTTGTATGCATGGATTTTAAATGATAGTAAATGCATAAAGCAGTAACTACAGAAGTGGCATACAATTGTCCAATGTTACTTTGACCCAAAGTGCCTGATGATCCAGCAAAGATACTTCCACCAGCTACAAAGGCCGAAAAGCAATTAAGTTAGCATACCATCCAATAAAAACCTCAAGGTctattatttagaaaaaattaacGTAGAAAAACAGTACAAACTGAAGTTACCTGGTTGTGTCTGACCATAATTACTAAGGTTAAAAGTGCTAGCTGACTGAGCAGGCTGAGCCGGTTGAAAAGGCATTGAAAAAGAGGGCTACAGGTGAAGACACAGTTAAAAAACTATATTGCTCAAGAATCAATATTACCTAAAGCATCAAAATTCAACACTGACAACAGGAGCACAAAATTACACGTTCACAGAGACAGGAGGCTGTATAAATAAGAACTTAGACTagcaaattcataaaataattgcATATGCAACATATTACATAAGACAGCAAGAGTAGTCAGATACAAATCAATGAATTGTCACCGGCtacctttatttattattattaaaaaaaaaaaaaaaacaaggtcgTAATCATGGTCTATAAAGACTATGGTCTAACTTATaagtttcaaagaaaaaaaatattattagctTCTTCAGCTCCTACTCAGGCATATTTtacataacaaattaaaaagtttgagggcaaatttgaaaaataagtaCTTCACACAAATTCCTAAATAAAACATTTGGAACAAGAAGCttaaaaaatgacataataaAAAGGCATTCAAATAATTTGAAGAATTACTCACATTTGTTTGACTGAAACTAAGTGATGGAGTGCTTGAAAAAGTGTTAAATCCAGTGGAGGAAGGACCAAGTCCTTGACCAAAGGGTGAATTTGTAGTCGGTCCAAATGAAGATTGTCCAAATGTGGAGCTCGTCTGCCCGATTGGTGGagaggattggaataaaggggATGACTGAGTGTTACTAGTAAACGCTGGATTTGTTGTCTGTGCTGAACCAGAATTAAAGATAGATGGTTGACCAAATATAGATGGAGATGAATTAAGACCAAATGTATTTGTCGTTGTTGATAATGATGCTGATCCAAAAAGGCTGGATGAAGTTGATGCACTAAAAGGTGAAGAACTGAACTGAGGAGTAGCTGTGCTTGTAAAATTTAAAGCACCAATGCTGGAATTTTTTGGTGCAAATGGATTGGAAGGCATTGAGGAAGAGAAAGGATTTGCAGCTGACTGGCCAAATGATGGGGAGGGAGATGAATTAAAGCTTATCCCACCAGAAGGCTGACCAGCAGGGAGTGGTCCACCTGAAATTTCAAAGTTAACATGTGAGTTATCATCGCTGGCAGTAAGCACCAtaggaaatttaaaattttgacacattTTCAAAAATGTACCTTTATCTCCCAATTGATAGTCCTCCCATCTCAGCTCCTCATGGCTTTTATCTTTGTATACAGGCATAGCTGATATTGACTCTAATTTCCCACCAGCCTGTGCACCAGCACTATTGTCTGCTTCAGTTGTTGGAGTGTAAGCAGCTACTCTACTTCCCCCACGTTGACTCCCAAAAGGTGACTGCCCAATGCCAGTGCCACCAAATGCTGGTGCTGTAGATTGTGCTCCTGTACAACAGCTCATATGGAGAAAGTTCAATAAGTATTGATTAAAATACCGAAATAAAGATTAACAAAAGTTCTTCACAGAAATACAGAAGCTTGTCACAAGTAACTCACCAAATGGAGAACTTTGGGCTCCAAAAGGAGTTGTGCTTCCAAATGGGCTGCTACCAAATGTAGAACTTGATTGACCAAAAGCTGGAGTGGAACCAAAGCTAAAGGACGGGGAAGTAGAAGCCCCAAAAGCAGGAGTACTTGCAGCACCAAATGCAGATGTTGTGGCACCAAAAGCTGGAGTAGTTGAGGCACCAAATGCAGGAGCACTCGAGGCACCAAATGCAGGAGTGCTCGAGGCACCGAATGCAGGTGTGCTTGAGGAACCAAACATAGGGCTGCTTGAAGCTCCAAATGCTCCGCCAGATCCAAATACAGGGGCATTTGACACACCGAATGCAGTCCCTGTGCTGCCAAATGTAGGAGTTGTTGCTGAACCAAAGGCTGGAGAGCTTGTAGCACCAAAGGCTGGGGTGCTTGCAGCACCAAATGCAGGAGTGCCGGTTGACCCAAAAGCTGGAGTACTACTTGCACTAAATGCAGATTGACTTGTTGCACCAAAAGGTGCAGTGGAACCAAACATACTACTTCCAAATGCTGGCTGTGATTGTTGATTTGTGCTTCCAAAGGgacttgttggagtaggagtgGACCCAAAGCCACCAAAAGCAGGCTTCTGACCAAAAACAGATGACCCTATAGCGATAGGAGAGAGCTTTCAGTTCAGataaaatcttaaaagaaaaaaagtgaacaAATTGAGTACATAAAAAGTACTTTTGTAGATAAGACATCCACCTACTTAAGAGAAATATTATTAGCTTCTCTATAATCTAACCTATATAGTCAATTGCAGAGAATGATCATTTAAAGTTCTTCTTGTGGTCAAGAAGGGAGAAATATGAGTGcagggagaaaaaagaaaaacaaaaaaagcaagCATCCATTTACTCAAAAGTCGataaatataaactaaaagcaaaTTCAATTAATGTCTTAGTTATTATTTAGTGATCTGTTCAAATTGT
This DNA window, taken from Quercus robur chromosome 2, dhQueRobu3.1, whole genome shotgun sequence, encodes the following:
- the LOC126713153 gene encoding nuclear pore complex protein NUP98A, which codes for MFSSNPFGQSSSSPFGSPSVFGQTSNANNNPFAPKPFGTSTPFGSQTGGSLFGGTSTGVFGATTQPSSPFSSTATFGTSSSPAFGSTMSAFGASSTPSFGTSSSSFGGSSVFGQKPAFGGFGSTPTPTSPFGSTNQQSQPAFGSSMFGSTAPFGATSQSAFSASSTPAFGSTGTPAFGAASTPAFGATSSPAFGSATTPTFGSTGTAFGVSNAPVFGSGGAFGASSSPMFGSSSTPAFGASSTPAFGASSAPAFGASTTPAFGATTSAFGAASTPAFGASTSPSFSFGSTPAFGQSSSTFGSSPFGSTTPFGAQSSPFGAQSTAPAFGGTGIGQSPFGSQRGGSRVAAYTPTTEADNSAGAQAGGKLESISAMPVYKDKSHEELRWEDYQLGDKGGPLPAGQPSGGISFNSSPSPSFGQSAANPFSSSMPSNPFAPKNSSIGALNFTSTATPQFSSSPFSASTSSSLFGSASLSTTTNTFGLNSSPSIFGQPSIFNSGSAQTTNPAFTSNTQSSPLFQSSPPIGQTSSTFGQSSFGPTTNSPFGQGLGPSSTGFNTFSSTPSLSFSQTNPSFSMPFQPAQPAQSASTFNLSNYGQTQPAGGSIFAGSSGTLGQSNIGQLSATQSSAVLQPVPATNPFGTLPALPQMSIGRVGTAPSIQYGISSLPVVDKPAPVRISSLLTSRHLSQRRIRLPARKYHTKHDGPKVPFFSDDEETPSSTPKADALFIPRENPRSLVIRPIEQWPMRASVEKASPLKESTLVHENGKVSEEAGTPFQGGSISEDKDKSSVENGLAKERVHNLKVNQKPNGVHEDHSVQKGDSYMTLSGHRAGEAAIVYEHGADIEALMPKLRRSDYYTEPRIQELAAKERAEPGFCRHVRDFVVGRHGYGSIKFLGQTDVRRLDLEALVQFNNREVIVYMDDSKKPPIGQGLNKPAEVTLLNVKCFDKKTGQQYTEGPKIEKYKEMLKRKAEDQGAEFVSYDPIKGEWKFRVNHF